The genome window AAAACAGGGGCGACAAGCTTATGACAAACGCGCATCAGGCTATGACAAACAACCCGAAAACACCTTCAAACGCATAGCCCAATACGCGTTCGTCATAACGTTGTGAGGTATTTATGATTGCCCTACTGTGCCGTTGTAGCCGTTGGCTATCCCCATAAAAAAAAGAGAGCACCGCTATGTCATCCACTGCGCCAACAGTCACCGACACCGCGCCACCCAAAAACACCCGCCAACTCAACCCGGCAATCATCTTGCTGAGCATTGTGTTCCTGGCCATGGTGCTGACTTATGTGGTGCGCTCCGGCCAGTTTGAACGCCAAGACGTCCGCGTGATTCCCGGGACCTATCAGGTACTGGAAAAAGACACCTCGCTCAGCCAACTCTTCGCCCTGCCGTCGCGCTCGGCGAATAAAACCGTGGCACAACCGGTATCGCTGGCCGAGACCTTTTTGGCCATTCCCCTGGCCATCGAGAAACGCGCCGGGCTGATTTTCATGGTGCTGTTCATCGGTGGCATGTTTGCCGTGCTGAACAAGACCGGCACCATCGATGCCGGCCTGGACCGGCTGCTCGGCGCCACCAAAGGCAATGTCTACATCCTAGTGCCAACCCTGATGCTCGCATTGTCGGCAGGCAGCACCTTCATGGGGCTGGCGAAGGAATACATCATGTTCGTGCCGGTGATGGTGGCCATGGCAAACCGCCTGGGCCTGCCCAACATCGTCGGCTTGGCAATCGTCGCACTGGCGGTCAAGACAGGGTACATGGGCTCGATCTCCAACCCCATCGCACTGTCTGTCGCGCAACCCTTGGTCGGCCTGCCGGTGTTCAGCGGGCTGAGCATGCGCATCGTCGCGTACTTCATTTTTGTCACGCTGGCCGTGGGCTACATCCTGTTCTACATCCGCCGGAGCGGCTTCGATACCTCGGCCACGTTTTCCCATTCGGGCAAAAAACTCTCCGTGCGGCATGCCCTGAGCCTGATCACGCTGGGAGCAGGCGTCGGCTTCCTGGTGTACGCCTCCAATACCTGGCACTGGAAATACCCCGAGCTGTCCTCGTATTACCTGGCGCTGACCATCGTCTTCGCCGCCATCGCAGGCATGAGCCCGAGCACCACGGCAAGCACCTTTGTCGAAGGCATGAACAAGATGCTCATGGCCGGCGTGCTGATCGCACTGGCCACGGCCGTGGAGTCGATCCTCGCCAGCGGCCAGGTGCTGGACACCATCGTCCACGGGCTGTCGCAGATCATCGGCCAGCACGGCCAACTGCCTGCGGCGTTCGGCATGTTCTTCGCGCAGATGAGCCTGGATGTGGTGATTCCGTCCACCAGCGGGCAGGCTGCGGTGACGATGCCGATCTTCGGTCCGCTGGGCCAACTGGCCGGCGTGAGCCCGCAGACCACGGTGTATGCCTTCCTGCTGGGCAACGGCTTGACCAACATGATCACGCCCACTTCCAGCGGCCTGCTGGTACTGCTTGCCGCGGCCAATGTGGGCTGGGTGCAGTGGGCGCGGTTTGTGCTGCCGCTGTTCCTGATCTGCACGGCGGTGGCGTTGCTTCTGCTCGCCTGCGCCGCCCTCACCGGCTATTGAATTCGACTGACCAAGGCTTTGTCATGACCCTCCCTGCATTCGAAAACATGCACATCGTACGCAACCAGATGATCACCCTGCGCGATGGCGTGCGCCTGGCCACCGACATTTATCTACCGCTGGGCACCGGCCCCTGGCCGGTTGTCATCGAGCGCACGCCCTACGACAAAT of Pseudomonas azotoformans contains these proteins:
- a CDS encoding YfcC family protein, with the translated sequence MSSTAPTVTDTAPPKNTRQLNPAIILLSIVFLAMVLTYVVRSGQFERQDVRVIPGTYQVLEKDTSLSQLFALPSRSANKTVAQPVSLAETFLAIPLAIEKRAGLIFMVLFIGGMFAVLNKTGTIDAGLDRLLGATKGNVYILVPTLMLALSAGSTFMGLAKEYIMFVPVMVAMANRLGLPNIVGLAIVALAVKTGYMGSISNPIALSVAQPLVGLPVFSGLSMRIVAYFIFVTLAVGYILFYIRRSGFDTSATFSHSGKKLSVRHALSLITLGAGVGFLVYASNTWHWKYPELSSYYLALTIVFAAIAGMSPSTTASTFVEGMNKMLMAGVLIALATAVESILASGQVLDTIVHGLSQIIGQHGQLPAAFGMFFAQMSLDVVIPSTSGQAAVTMPIFGPLGQLAGVSPQTTVYAFLLGNGLTNMITPTSSGLLVLLAAANVGWVQWARFVLPLFLICTAVALLLLACAALTGY